The Flavobacterium faecale genomic sequence TTCAAGTTTTTATTTTGAAGCGCATCAGTATAGTTCGAATAATTTCCTACGTTGGTCCAGTTTCCTGAGCTAAAAGCAGCAGCTTGGTATCCGTTAGCACTTAAATTGCTTACTTGAGTATATCCATTGCTATCAAATCTATCAATTCCTGCTTCGGCTACCACTCTCATATCTTCAAAGAAATGTAGTTTGTAATCCAAACGCACATTACCCCATTTTCTAGTAGAGGTAGATCTGCTTTCGTTTTGATTCAATCTAGCTACCGGATTTTTAGCTGGTAACAAAGCTAGGTTTCCGTTAGGCTCCAACCATTCAAAGTATCCTCCGTAACGCGAACCTGCTTGGTAAACGGATTGTGTTGGATCAAATCCAATAGCACTACCAATTACAGCGTTTTCGTCTTGAAAACGATTTTTACCAAAAGATAAATTTCCGCTGATGTCAATTTTTAAGTGGTTGTCAAACAAAACAGGATTAATAGCTATCGATGTCGTTGTTCTTTCAAAACTTGTATTTTTCAAGATACCAGGATTGTCTACATTACCCACAGACAAACGTACAGGTACTTTGTCAAACAAGGCGCCACTTACAGATATGTTGTTGTTTACAGTCAAAGCAGTTCTGAAAATTTCATCTTGCCAGTTGGTATTTGCAGTCCCTAGTAATGCTTTTTGAGCAGCTGATCCTTTGTCGTTTACCAAAGCTCTATATTGGTCTGCACTCAAAACATCAACCGTATTAGCAACCGTGTTCACACCCACTTGGGAGCTGAAGTTTACTTTTATACGACCTTTTGTACCTTTCTTGGTAGTAATCACAATTACTCCATTGGCAGCGCGAGAACCATAAATTGCGGCAGCAGATGCATCTTTCAAAACGGTAAAAGATTCAATATCGTTTGGGTCAATAGTGGATAAGATACTTGTTGATCCAGATGGTACTGCGTTACTCAATGGTAATCCGTCCAAGATAATTAAGGGATCGTTGGATGCATTTAATGATGATCCTCCACGTATACGTATATCTGCCTTGGCACCTGGCGCTCCTCCACCGGTTACGTTCACACCTGATATACGACCGCTTATCAAACTTTCTGGTGTTACGTTTTGACCTTTGTTAAAGTCTTTGGCTGCGATTTGAGATACAGATCCTGTTGCGTCTTTTTTCTTCACGGTACCGTATCCAACTTGAACAACGACCTCTTTAAGTTCGTTCGAGTTTTCGATCAAAACAATTTTTGAACTCTGTGCAGCTGGTACTTCTTTGGTTTCAAAACCGACAAAAGACACCGCGATAATAGCTGATTTGCCACTTACTGGCAACGTAAATTTTCCGTTAACATCTGTAATAGTTCCAATACTTGTGCCTTTGATAGCGACACTAGCCCCTATTAAGGTTTCTCCTTTTTGATCCATGACAACTCCCGTGACTGTCTTTGATGCAATTTGGGCAATTGTACTTGGCATAATAAATAGTATGCTGCATAAAAGAAGAATGCAATGCAAACTTTTTTTCATTTGTACCATAATTTCTGGTTTTTTTTGGTTTGTTAAAGTTTAGTTTTTTGGGAAATCAGTTTAGTTTTTTCTAACTGTGGTTTCAACTATATCGATTTCTTAAAGTAAAGATATTTTGCTTATAGCCTGACTATAGTTGTAACAATTAAAAAGTAGTTGATTTTGTTCTTTTTCGAAAATAAAATACTGATTTATAGTGTTTTACCTATTTCGTTAGATGAAAAATAGTAGTGGTTGTGTAGGTTTAAAAGCCAATATTTCACTACTATTTTTCGAATAAAGAACTGCAATCCTATCAAAAAAACAATTTTTAAGACTGCTACATCAATTTAAACATTTCTCCCTAAATAATTTAGTTTCTGTGTATTTATTTTTGTTCCATAATGCTAATGGCGTATCCACCTGCAGGAACTGAAATTTGATTCAGTTTTGATTTGCTAGTCACTTTCATTTTCTTGATCGTGTACGCCTGCGGATTGGTTTTGTAGTTGGCATCCTTTGCATCTGCGTATAGCGTTGCGATGTATTTTTTGCCTTTTTCTAAGAAATCAAAATTGATGGTAGAAGTACGTGTTGTATTTCCATTTACATTCCCTACAAACCAATTGTTGGTTCCTTTTGCTTTTCGAGCAACAGTTAAGTAATCTCCAGGTTCTGCCTCTAGATATTTACTGTCATCCCAATCTACAGCCACATCTTTGATGAATTGAAATGCATCTGGAAAGCGGTTGTAGTTCTCAGGTGTATCAGCTGCCATTTGCAACGGGCTGTACATGGTTACATACAAGGCTAATTGGTTGGCAATTGTACTGTTTACATGAGAATTGTTTTCTGGATTCATTTTACTCAAATCCATTTCAAAAATTCCGGGTGTGTAATCCATAGGACCTCCAATCAAACGGGTGAAGGGTAGTATAGTGACGTGATTCGGATTGTTACCGCCAAAGCTTTGGTACTCCGTCCCACGTGCCGATTCGTTCCCGATTAGATTAGGATACGTTCTAGCAATCCCAGTTGGTCGGACAGCTTCGTGCGCATTGACCATAATTTTGTATTCTGCTGCTTTTTCTATAGCGTATTGGTAATGGTTGATGATCCATTGGCTGTAATGTTTCTCACCTCTCGGCAACATGTTTCCAACATAACCACTTTTCACAGCGTCATACCCATTGTCTTTCATGAATTGGTAGGCTTTGTCCATGTGACGTTCATAATTGCGCACTGATCCTGAAGTTTCATGGTGCATAATCATCTTGATTCCTTTTTCTTTTGCGTAAGCATGAATTCCTTTCAAATCAAAATCTGGGTAAGGGGTTACAAAGTCAAAAACATAATCTTTGGAGTTACCAAACCAATCTTCCCATCCTGTATTCCATCCTTCAACAAGTACAGCATCAAAACCATTTTTGGCCGCAAAATCAATATATTTCTTAACGTTGGTAGTGGTTGCTCCGTGTGTTCCGTTTGGTTTTGCTGTAGAATAATCTGTTTTTCCAAGTTCAACCGAGGTGAAATCATTAGTATAAGACCATGAACTTTTTCCGGTAATCATTTCCCACCAAACACCAATGTATTTTACAGGTTTGATCCATGAAGTGTCCTCAATTTTACTAGGGTCATTTAGGTTCAATGTCATTTTTGAAGCCAAGATTTCACGTGCGTCATCGCTCACCATGATCGTACGCCAAGGTGATGTTCCAGGCGCTTGAATGTACCCTTTGTCTCCGTTTGCATCGGGTGTTAACCAAGATTCAAAAATCATGTTTTTGTCATCTAGATTCAAATGCATACAGGAGTAGTTTATAAGAGCAGCTTCGTGCAAATTGATGTACAATCCATCGGCAGTTTTCATCATCAAAGAGGTTTGTACTCCTGTTGGTGAAAATGATTTTTGTGATACATTCTCTGTCGTAGCCGTTTTCATCAAACCGCGTATCTCAGACATTTTTGATGTAGTATAGTCGTATTCTTGTGTTTCGTAATCACCTGGAATCCAAAATGTTTTGTGATCTCCAGCCATAGCAAATTGCGTATGCTCTTCTTTGATAACGAAGTAGGTTAGGTTTTTCTGCGAAGGAAATTCATATCGAAAACCAAGACCTTCGTTGAATAAACGAAAACGAATAATTAATTTTCTATCAGTAGTATTCTGATTTAAAGTAACAGCCAGTTCGTTATAATTGTTTTGAATGCTGCTTACTTCTCCCCAAACCGGTGCCCAATTTTCATTGAATGTTGCTGTTTTGGTGTCGATAATCTTAAAATCATTTAGTAATGATTTGGTATCGTTTTTCAGCTCCAATCCTAAGGTACTGGTTTTTATTACCGCTTTGTTTTTATAGTTTAAAGCATAGGTTGGTGTTCCATCCTTTTGCAAGGAAAACTCCATTTGAAGTTTTGAATTGGGGGATTTTAATTGTTGCCCAATTGCCAGAGGAAAAAAGGCAAGGCAAACTAATGTGGTTACTAGAAATTGCTTCATTATGGTTTAGTTAATGTATTTGTAAATTGCTTTAGAAATCTTTAATAACCCAAAATTAAGATGATTTAGCCTTGACTAAATTCAATATTCCAAAATGGTAGTAAATGTAGTGAGCGACTCTTTGTAAAGCCTTGCTAATAAAGGATTTTTTATTTTTGTTAACACAAAAAAAGTAGTGACTCTGTAGCAAAAAAACACCTTTTTTATGTCAAAAAACAGCATAAAAGAGGTGTCTAGGTATGATTTTAAAAATTATTTATTGGTGCCAATGCGCATTACGTTGGCCTCAAATTCGTCTCTTGGTCCAGCGGCTTTGTTACGCAATTTGGTGCGATAATTATAAATGGTAGATAAGGAATAGCGAAGAAATTCAGATATTTTCACACTATCTGAAATCCCTAAACGTATCAAAGCAAAGATGCGAAGTTCCGTATTCATCAGTTCACCCGATTTTAATTTGATATCATCTTTGTCGGTTAACAATCGGCTGAAATCTTCAATAAAGTTAGGGAAGAGTAGCAAGAATGTTTTGTCAAAATTATTATAGAAATCTTTCAATTCTTCATCAATAAATTCTTTGGATTTGATGGCACGTACTAGTTCCTCTTTTTTACCACTAGTGACAATTACGTTCAATTTTCTACGATAACCATCAAGTTTACTAATGTATACCGAACATTGATCCATGTAACGACCAATATAAATTTCCTTTACCAAATTGGCTTCTTTCAAAGTGGTATTGGTTTCATTCAGTTTTTCGTTAAAAACTTTTAACTCTTCATTTAGTGCTAGTGATTGCTTGTTGGCAATGCTAATTTCTCTTTTCGCTTTGGCTAATTTTTTCATTTGTTTGAAAAGTAAAAACAAAATCACTAGCAATATCAAAGACAAGACTGTTGCACTGACCAAAAAGTAAACCAATTGGTTGTGGTTGGTCTCGTTTTGCTTCTCGTAGGCTTTATTAATGATGGGCATCATTTTCGAAATCTCATACGTACGCAAGCGAGCATTGCAAAATAGCGCATCCTCGAGCGAGCGCTTTATGTAGGTGTAGGAGCGATCAATGTCTCCTTCCTGGTATAATAGGAAAGCCAATGCACGTAACGAAATGTATTCTTTTTTCTCTAGCCTCAAATCAGATATAGCCGATTTGATGAGCCATTCTTTTTCGAGTTCAAACTCTTTTTTTTGATGGTACGTTTGAGAGATCAAATAAGCAACAACGGCTTGGTCGGTATCTGAATCCTTTAATTTAGGATAATAATTCAGTAATAAATCTAGGTTTTCTTGGTATTTTCCGCTTTCCAGTAATTGGTTTGAAGTAGTAAATAAATGTGATTTTGATTGCGTGGGATAGAATTTTAAAATAGAATCGCTATATTTTTTTCGAAGAGAAATATAGTTGCTTTTTTCTTCCGCCGATGCAGCATAATTAGACATCGAAAGATATAAGGAGCTGCTTACCCCAAAATAATTTCCCTTTTTCTCGGGAGTGGCTTGGATGTCAATTTTATTTAAAATTTCGGTAGCTTCCTTGTACATGCCCAAGGTTTCCATGATGGAGGCTAAGTTGAGCTTGGCGTTATTGGTTTTTTTAATATCGTCTAATTGGTGTGCGATTTTTAGGCTTTTTCGAGCATAACTTAGCGCCGAATCTGATTGATACCATCTGTATTTACCATATAGCTTATCATAAATCTCATATTTTTGAGTGGTGCTAGAGGTATATTTTAAAAGGTCGTTCAGTTTGTCAATCTCCGCTTCTTTTTTAGTTTTGTATTGTTGGTTGTTAGCAATGGTGCGGTCCAACTCAGTAAGAAGTGAGTTAATGTCTGTTTGAGAATAGATACATACTGGAAAAATAAGTAGTACCAAAAACGTCCAAAATTTATGCATTGTAGGCTATTTTAATTAAGGCTAATTTAATTAAAATTTAACATTTTCGCATAAAAAGGGTATTTAAATAAAGAAATATTTATCTAAAACGGAAGTAATATTCGAAAGCTCAGAGATAGATTAGTGCTTGATAGGTTGAGTGATAAGATGGCAAAGGTACCCAAAAGCAAATACGGATAGAAAAAGTCCCAATCGAAATTCACCAGAATATTGACTAAATTTATGGATTGGTTTTAAAATAACATTCAATAAGGTTAAGATAAAATAGATACTCATCAAAAGACTAAAATAAAGGGCTGCTTTTTTCATAATCAACATGTTATGGATTCGTAATCAGTATTGTTGGGTACAAAGGTAGCCGTAATTTTAACAGTTGTCAATCACTAAAAGTGGGTATATTATACGGTTGTTTGAATTATTGCTAAAACTGCAATTTTTCGCTATTATTTTTTTTAAATCTGTAGGTGAGGTAGGTAAAAAATAACAATAGTATCGATTGACCTGCCAAAAAACCATATCCATACTGATTTAATTTGTCAATATGATACAGAAAAATATTAGAAATTGTGAAAACGAGATACAAGCTGATGAACAAGCTAAGGTAAAATGCTATTTTTTTCATAGAATAAAAAGGCGGGAGTTTGCGCTCCCGCCAAGTCTTAAATTATTTGGTAACTGTAGTAGTAGTTGGTGTGTAAATGCTGAAAGTAAGGGCAGCAATTAATCCGTTAACAAATGATTGTCTTGTAAATACAGTATAATCTTCTGCTCCTGCAGCCATTGCTTTTGAGTCAGATACTCCAACTGGCGCAAGTCCAGCAATTACATAATGATTCCATTGTGATACTGCAGTAGATCCTTGAGCTCCTTTACCAACAACGCTAGTATATGAATAACAAGAAGTTAACATTACTGATGCAGCAAAAGCTACAGACAAAACTTTGATAGTTTGTTTCATTTTTTTGATTTTATATATAATTAAGTACTCAATGTGAGTCGATTTAAGATAGATTTGGGGCAAAATCTTTAGTTTACTTTTAATTGTAAAGCATCAAAATTATTAGATTTTATGCCGACCAATCCATAGATAGTTTCTCCCTTTTTAATGGTTTTACCAATGATATTGTAATTTTCTAATTCGCGCTTAAATTTTCCATTAGCTGTAGAAGCGGTAATAAGATTCCCTAATGTTAAACCAGGACCAATGATTAATCCAATTGGAAAGGAATTATTGTTCACTTGTTGACCGTAGCCGTTTGACTTTGTGGTGTACAGTTGCATTGGTGATAAAAGCAAGTACAGTAAATGTGATGCCGGACTTTGTTTCATTAGCTTAAAAACATACTCATTATCTGTAATGTTACAAATAGTGCCGTTATCATAACTCAAACGAATGTTGTTATCAAATACAAAGTCTTGATTGGATTTATTGGTTATTTTTAAGGCTACAAGTTTAAGGCCGCTCTTTTTTTCTTTTCGAAAATATTTTTTATCTAATAAACCGTATTTATATTCAAGGGTAATGTCATTTGCAGTGCTTTGTGAATTGTAAGCAAGAGTTTCGGGTACAATTTTTTTGTAACCCGATGCACAACTGCTGAAAACAAAGGGCATAATTGCTAAAAGGATGCTAATCTTCTGTATTCTAATCACTTTTGATCTATTTAGATTATGTTTTATTTAATCAGAAAATAAGAGTTAATTATTTATTGATATGAGGCAAAGATATCTTTCGAAAATGATTAATGCAATCACTAAAAGTGGGTATATTTAGCTTTATTTTTATCTAAAGTATAGGCTTTGAAAATGCCATTACGTTTTACCTTAGAATCAAATCGCATAATTTTTAAGTAAAAAAATCATAAAATAAGGTAGACATGCGGTCAGTTTTATTATTTTTATAAAAATGAAAGTAAAAAGACTTTCTAATTAGTAGTTAAAGATAGATGAGAACATTAGTTATAGGAGATATTCATGGAGGTCTGCGTGCCCTCCACCAAGTTATTGAAAGAGCAGGGGTAACTCCCGACGATACCCTAATCTTTTTGGGTGATTATGTGGATGGTTGGAGTCAATCGCCACAGGTTATAAATTATTTAATCGAATTAAAAACAACTAACAATTGTGTTTTTATTCGAGGAAATCATGATGAGCTTTTGCTGCACTGGTTGAAGGACGGCAAAGATAATGTACTTTGGTTTGAACATGGAGGTGAGGCTACTTTGACAGCGTACGAGTCTGTAGACAAGATGACCAAGCAGTTGCATGTCAACTTTTTACTGTCTTTGGACGATTAT encodes the following:
- a CDS encoding SusC/RagA family TonB-linked outer membrane protein, translated to MVQMKKSLHCILLLCSILFIMPSTIAQIASKTVTGVVMDQKGETLIGASVAIKGTSIGTITDVNGKFTLPVSGKSAIIAVSFVGFETKEVPAAQSSKIVLIENSNELKEVVVQVGYGTVKKKDATGSVSQIAAKDFNKGQNVTPESLISGRISGVNVTGGGAPGAKADIRIRGGSSLNASNDPLIILDGLPLSNAVPSGSTSILSTIDPNDIESFTVLKDASAAAIYGSRAANGVIVITTKKGTKGRIKVNFSSQVGVNTVANTVDVLSADQYRALVNDKGSAAQKALLGTANTNWQDEIFRTALTVNNNISVSGALFDKVPVRLSVGNVDNPGILKNTSFERTTTSIAINPVLFDNHLKIDISGNLSFGKNRFQDENAVIGSAIGFDPTQSVYQAGSRYGGYFEWLEPNGNLALLPAKNPVARLNQNESRSTSTRKWGNVRLDYKLHFFEDMRVVAEAGIDRFDSNGYTQVSNLSANGYQAAAFSSGNWTNVGNYSNYTDALQNKNLNTYLNYTKKVGGLNVDATAGYNYQLFQKVKYESGETRQPTPNEDVTTDPDINLQSFFGRLNLGYESRYLLTLNYRRDGTSRFSKENRWGNFAGAAFAWNIAEESFLKDNNTVSGLKLRVGYGTTGQQDISASYDYLRRVTLGSINTQYVFGNTVYATARPEGYNQNIKWEELSEMNVGLDYGFFNNRITGSINYFDKKSSDLLADVLVPDGANLRNQGFNNIGSLSTKGLEFSIESDIVKTDNLRWNVAFNTTYINQKITDLGATVPGFTGYAVGDISGGQGNKIQINSVGSSPNSFFVFEQLYDANKRPIQGAYVDRNQDGKIDDGDRYKFHKAAPDYTFGLFSTVNYKKFDFTMNWRASMGNYIFDNVSSDKGYLLAGLRRDTDLSNVSSDYLNTRFTAEDNGTQRYLSNYFVKDASFIKLDNVTVGYTFDKSLLKVATLRFTLGVQNVLTLTKYNGIDPERFSGIDGNVYPRARTFLFGVNANF
- a CDS encoding glycoside hydrolase family 97 protein, which produces MKQFLVTTLVCLAFFPLAIGQQLKSPNSKLQMEFSLQKDGTPTYALNYKNKAVIKTSTLGLELKNDTKSLLNDFKIIDTKTATFNENWAPVWGEVSSIQNNYNELAVTLNQNTTDRKLIIRFRLFNEGLGFRYEFPSQKNLTYFVIKEEHTQFAMAGDHKTFWIPGDYETQEYDYTTSKMSEIRGLMKTATTENVSQKSFSPTGVQTSLMMKTADGLYINLHEAALINYSCMHLNLDDKNMIFESWLTPDANGDKGYIQAPGTSPWRTIMVSDDAREILASKMTLNLNDPSKIEDTSWIKPVKYIGVWWEMITGKSSWSYTNDFTSVELGKTDYSTAKPNGTHGATTTNVKKYIDFAAKNGFDAVLVEGWNTGWEDWFGNSKDYVFDFVTPYPDFDLKGIHAYAKEKGIKMIMHHETSGSVRNYERHMDKAYQFMKDNGYDAVKSGYVGNMLPRGEKHYSQWIINHYQYAIEKAAEYKIMVNAHEAVRPTGIARTYPNLIGNESARGTEYQSFGGNNPNHVTILPFTRLIGGPMDYTPGIFEMDLSKMNPENNSHVNSTIANQLALYVTMYSPLQMAADTPENYNRFPDAFQFIKDVAVDWDDSKYLEAEPGDYLTVARKAKGTNNWFVGNVNGNTTRTSTINFDFLEKGKKYIATLYADAKDANYKTNPQAYTIKKMKVTSKSKLNQISVPAGGYAISIMEQK
- a CDS encoding DUF6377 domain-containing protein: MHKFWTFLVLLIFPVCIYSQTDINSLLTELDRTIANNQQYKTKKEAEIDKLNDLLKYTSSTTQKYEIYDKLYGKYRWYQSDSALSYARKSLKIAHQLDDIKKTNNAKLNLASIMETLGMYKEATEILNKIDIQATPEKKGNYFGVSSSLYLSMSNYAASAEEKSNYISLRKKYSDSILKFYPTQSKSHLFTTSNQLLESGKYQENLDLLLNYYPKLKDSDTDQAVVAYLISQTYHQKKEFELEKEWLIKSAISDLRLEKKEYISLRALAFLLYQEGDIDRSYTYIKRSLEDALFCNARLRTYEISKMMPIINKAYEKQNETNHNQLVYFLVSATVLSLILLVILFLLFKQMKKLAKAKREISIANKQSLALNEELKVFNEKLNETNTTLKEANLVKEIYIGRYMDQCSVYISKLDGYRRKLNVIVTSGKKEELVRAIKSKEFIDEELKDFYNNFDKTFLLLFPNFIEDFSRLLTDKDDIKLKSGELMNTELRIFALIRLGISDSVKISEFLRYSLSTIYNYRTKLRNKAAGPRDEFEANVMRIGTNK
- a CDS encoding Bor family protein, whose amino-acid sequence is MKQTIKVLSVAFAASVMLTSCYSYTSVVGKGAQGSTAVSQWNHYVIAGLAPVGVSDSKAMAAGAEDYTVFTRQSFVNGLIAALTFSIYTPTTTTVTK